The Chlorocebus sabaeus isolate Y175 chromosome 16, mChlSab1.0.hap1, whole genome shotgun sequence genome window below encodes:
- the STH gene encoding saitohin gives TCVCCSLVWAVTEGEGQVSRVFVAPTRLCRWPALIECRVNLTRALCEWMIQVARDRTLSLAWEVAPLLTLSSSEVDLEGVGTIWPGSYSSEESSRNGAEQRTQLSIQNCPSHSVAALPVPMRGESQATSCQL, from the coding sequence ACATGCGTGTGCTGCTCCCTAGTCTGGGCCGTGACTGAGGGTGAAGGCCAAGTCTCACGCGTTTTTGTAGCCCCCACAAGACTGTGCAGGTGGCCAGCCCTCATTGAATGCAGGGTTAATTTAACTCGGGCTCTGTGTGAGTGGATGATTCAGGTTGCCAGAGACAGAACCCTCAGCTTAGCATGGGAGGTAGCTCCCCTGTTGACCCTGAGTTCATCTGAGGTTGACTTGGAAGGTGTGGGCACCATTTGGCCCGGTTCttacagctctgaagagagcagcaggaaTGGGGCTGAGCAGCGAACACAGCTTTCCATCCAGAACTGTCCCTCCCACTCTGTGGCTGCCCTGCCTGTGCCCATGCGGGGTGAGAGTCAGGCGACCTCATGCCAACTATAG